Genomic segment of Nocardiopsis mwathae:
GAAGGCCTCCAGCGTGCGGGCGATGACCTCGGCGCGGTGCGCGTCGTCGTGGGCCTTGCCGGCGATGCCCAGGGCGGTGTCGGGGCCGCCGAGTGCGGCGGCGGCCTCGGCCAGCGGGTCGGGTTTGCGCGCGGTGATGACGACGCGGCCGCCCTCCTCGACGATGCGCCGGGCGGCGGCGCGTCCGATGCCCCGGCTCGCGCCGGTGATGACGGCGACCTTCCCGTCGAAGCGTCCCATGTGGGTGGTCCTTTCGTGTCGTGGTCGTCGCGAGTGTGCGTCGTGGGTGGGCACGGAGCTGCCCACACGATACCGACCGGCCGGTCGGTCGCGCCGGGGCGGGGTACCCCGCCCCCGCGCACCTCCGGAAGGGCCCGAGCAGGGCGTCGCCCCTGGTAGCGTCGGCGCGTGGCGCAGCACTACTTCGACCCCGACCCCGGAGCGGCCCACCGGCCCGCGACCGTCGACCTCGTCCTGGCCGACCTCCACCTGCGGCTCGACACCGACCGCGGGATGTTCTCCCCCGACAGGGTCGACCTGGGGACCCGCGTCCTGCTGGAGAGTGTGCCGGCCCCGCCCCCCGAGGGCCGCCTGCTGGACGTGGGCTGCGGGTACGGGCCGATCGCACTCGCGATGGCGGCCCGCGCCCCCGGGGCCCGGGTGGTCGGCGTGGACGTCAACCGCCGCGCCGTGGACCTGGCCCGCCACAACGCCCGCAGGAACCACCTGGCCAACGTCGAGTTCCACCTCGTCGATGCAGAGGGCACCCCCGCCGGCGGCGACGCCGGCACAGCCGGCACCCCGGCCGAGCGCGCCCTGGCCGGACCGTTCGACGCCATCTGGTCCAACCCCCCCATCCGCATCGGCAAGCCCGCCCTGCACGCGCTGCTGCGCACCTGGCTGGGCCGCCTGGCCCCCGGCGGCACCGCCCACCTCGTGGTGCAGAAGAACCTCGGCGCCGACTCCCTGCAGCGGTGGCTGCAGGAGGAGGGCCACCCCGCCGAGCGCGCCGCCTCCCGCGCCGGGTTCCGCATCCTGCGCGTCCGGCGCCCCTGACCCCGCCGCGGCCCCGCCCGCCGCACCAGTGCCGCCGGCCCCCGCACGCCGGTATCCTGGTCCCCGACCTCCCCGCCTCTCGACCACAAGGAACAGACCCCAGGTGAGCACGCAGCTGCGCCCGACCGACGTCAAACGGCTCAACCGCCACTGGCGCAGGCGCACCGAGGGCCGCATCGCCCTCATCGTCGAATCCGTCACCCAGCCGTTCAACCTGGGATCCATCCTGCGCACCAGCGCCACCTTCGGTGTCGAGACCCTCTGGCTCACCGGCAACACCATCGACCCCGCCCACCCCCAGGTCGGCAAGACCGCGCTGGGCACCGACCAGAAACTGCGGCTGCAGCGCGTCCGCACCACCGCCGACGCCATCAAGGCCGCCCATGACGACGGCTACCGCGTGGTGGCCGTCGAACTGGCCACCGACGCCGCCCCCCTCCACGACGCCCCCCTGGAGGGCGACATCTGCCTGGCCGTCGGCGCCGAGGACCACGGTTGCTCCCCCGCCCTGCTCAACGGCGCCGACGCGCTGGCCTACATCCCGCAGGTCGGCCGTGTCGGCTCGCTCAACGTGGCCGTGGCCACCGCGGTGGCCATCGCCGAGACCCGCGGCCGCGAATGGCGCCGGGCCCCGGCCGGCGACACGCCCGACCTCGGCTGACCGCCGTGCGACCGTCCCGAGACCGGGGCGGCGATGCCGGAGCCGCGAGGATCACAGCTCAGGGCGGGTGAATCGGACCGTGATCGGGTAGGACCCGCTCCACCCGACCCGCCCCGTCCGGGAGCGCGCGGGAATATCTCCGGCTTCCAGCTCGTATCCTCGGTATACGCGAAAAGAGAGAGGAACAGTGGACCCGTCCCGAAGTACCGGCAGCGTCCCGCGAGGACGCTGCGCCCCCGACCCCGACGACCCGCCCTCACCAGGCGGCGTGCGCACTGGAATTGATCGCTCCGAGGCGGTGCGCGCGAAATGAGCGTCGTCCTCGGCATTCTTCTCGGAGCACTGGTGATCCTCGTGATCACCGCGGCGACGGGCTACTTCGTCGCCCAGGAATTCGGCTTCATGGCGGTGGACCGCTCTCGGCTGAAAGCGCGGGCCGCCCAGGGTGACACCGGCGCCCAGCGCGCGCTGGCGATCACCAACCGCACCTCCTTCATGCTCTCCGGGGCCCAGCTCGGCATCACCGTCACCGGGCTGCTCGTCGGCTATGTCGCCGAACCCCTCATCGGTAGCGGCATCGGCCGGCTGCTCGGTGGGGTGGGCGTTCCCCCCGGTATCGGCATCGCCGTCGGCGTCCTGCTGGCTCTGCTGTTCTCCACCCTGGTGCAGATGGTGTTCGGCGAGCTGTTCCCCAAGAACCTCGCCATCGCCCGGCCCGAAGCCGTCGCCCGCCGGCTCGCCCTGTCGACCGGCATCTACCTGCGGCTGTTCGGGTGGATCATCCGGCTGTTCGACCAGGCCGCGATCCTGCTGCTGCGGGCGGCGCGCATCGATCCCGTCGAGGACGTCCAGCACGCGGCCACCCCCCGCGACCTGGAGCGCATCGTCAAGGAGTCCCGGGTCAGCGGGGATCTGCCCGCCGAGCTGTCCACCCTGCTGGACCGCACCCTGGACTTCCACGACCGCACCGCGGGCCACGCCATGATCCCCCGCCCGCAGGTCACCACCGTCGAGGCGGGCGAACCGGTCAGCCGGGTCGTGGAGCTCATGGCGCTGGGCCACTCCCGCTTCCCCGTCCTGGGCGAGGGTGTCGACGACGTGATCGGCGTGATCTGCCTGCGCGACGTCCTGGCCCTGGGCGACCGCGACCTGGAGGGGGTGCGCGTCGCCACGGTGTCGCGGCCGGCCGTCCTGGTCCCCGCGTCCCTGCCGCTGCCCGGCGCACTGGACCGGCTGCGCGAGGCCGGTGACGAGTTCGCCTGCGTCGTCGACGAGTACGGGGGGCTGGCCGGGGTGCTGACCACCGAGGACATCGCCGAGGAGCTCGTCGGCGAGATCGCCGACGAGCACGACCCCGAGGAGGCCGGAGAGGCCCGGGCCGGCGAGGACGGCAGCTGGGTGCTGCCCGGCGCGGTCCACGTCGACGAGGTCGAACGGCTGCTCGGCCACGACCTGCCGCACGGCGACTACGAGACCATCGGCGGGCTCATCATCAGCGAGCTGCGCCGTCTGCCCGAACCCGGGGACAGCATGGAGGTGGCTCTCCCCCGCCACCCCGGCGCCCAGGACGGCGAGCCGGCGCGCTCCATGCGGTTGACCGTGCGCGCCGTCGATCGGCACGTTCCGGCGACGGTCCGCCTCGAACTGCGTGAGGAGCCGGCGCTGCCCGACGGGGAGCGCGACCGGACCGGCATCCGGGAGGTGTCCGCATGAGCGACATGAACCCGTTGCTCGCCCTGGTCATCTCCGCGGGCATCGTGGCGCTGAGCGCGTTCTTCGTCGCCGTCGAGTTCGCGCTGGTGGCCGCGCGCCGGTATCGGCTGGAGGAGGCGGCCGAGACCAGCGTGTCGGCCCGTGCGGCGCTGCGCAGCGCCCGCGACCTGTCGATGCTGCTGGCCGGTGCGCAGCTGGGCATCACGCTGTGCACGCTGGCGCTGGGCGCCATCACCAAACCGGCCGTACACCACCTGCTGGACCCGCTGTTCCGCGGCTGGCTGCCCGACGCCGTCTCCACGGCGGTGGCGTTCACCCTGTCGCTGGTCGTGGTGACGTTCCTGCACCTGGTCGTGGGCGAGATGGCGCCGAAGTCCTGGGCCATCTCGCACCCCGAGCGGTCGGCGATCCTGCTGGCGATCCCCATGCGGATCTTCATGCGCCTCACCCGGCCGGTCCTGGTCCTGCTCAACGGCATGGCCAACTGGTGCCTGCGCCGGATCGGGGTGAGCGCCGTGGACGAGGTCGCCGCCGGGCGCAACCCCGACGACCTTCGGGAGCTGGTGGACCACTCGGCCAAGGCCGGTGCGCTGGACGCCGAGCGCCGCGACCAGCTCGCCACCGCGCTGGAGGTCAACTCCCGTCCGCTGCGGGAGATCATCACCCCCCGTGAGGAGCTGGCGGGGGTCGCCCCGGGCGCGTCCCTGGAGGAGGTCAAGCGCGTTTCCCGGGAGTCCGGCCACCTGCGGCTGGTCGTCCTGGAGGGCGGGCGGCCCCAGGGGGTGCTGCACGTACGCGACGCTCTGACCAGCCCGCCGAGCACCACGGCCGCCGACCTGATGCGGCCGGTGCCCACACTGGCGGCGTCCACCCCCATCTACGCGGCGCTGAGCCTGATGCGGGAGAGCCGCAGCCACCTGACCCTGGTGGAGGACGAGGGCCTGCTGCTGGGCCTGGTCACCCTGCAGGACATCGTGGACGAACTGCTGCTCCTGGAGCCGGCGGCCTGAGCGCGGCGCCGCGGGCGCACAGCGCGACCGGTGCGGGGCCGGGGTCTTGTGACCCCGGCCCCGCACCGTGGATACCCAGGGGTGTCAGTGACCGGAGGCGGGTCGGTGGCCGACCGCGATGAGGATCGACACGTCCAACCGGGTGAGGGCATCGCGTTCCATCAGGTCGGCCAGGCGCGCCCGGACGCGGTCGCGGGCGGGGCCGGGCAGGCCGTCGAGCATGCTGCGCGCGGCGTTGCCCAGGACGAACTCCCAGGCGGTGGCGGGGTCGAGGGGCAGGTGCCGGTCGTGGCGGCGGGTGCGGACGCCGCGCAGGCCCAGCCGGTGCAGCCAGGCCGCGGTGCGGTCGGCGTCGGCGATACGTTCCCGGGCCTGCTGGAACCCGGGCGGGGCGACGGTACGTCCGGTCACGTCGGACACGGCCTGGCGCAGCAGGGTCATCAGCGAGGCGAGGGCGCCCTCGGCCCAGACGGTCACGACCATGCGCCCGCCGGGGCGCAGCGCGCGGACCAGGTGCGAGGTGCCGGCGTCCATGTCGGGGAAGAACGCCACCCCGTGCACGACCTGGACGAGGTCGTAGGTGGCGGGACGGGGCCAGGCGCACACGTCGGCCGCGGTGAACGTGAGGTTGTCGACGCCGTGGGCGGCGGCGCGGCGGCGCCCCTGGTCGAGCAGGGCCTGGGAGAGGTCGACCGCGTCGACGGCGCCTGCGGGGGCCACGGCGCGGGCGGCGGGCAACGCCGAGGCGCCCGCGCCGCAGCAGGCGTCGAGGACACGCTCGCCCGGGCGGGGGTCGGCGGCCTCGACGGTGAGGGCTCCCATGCGGTCCCACAACCGGTCCGACCAGGCGTCGAATTCACGGGCGCCGGCGTCGAACAGCGCCCCTACGTCGGTTCCGGTCATGGTGGCTCGTCTCCCCCGATTCGTCGGCGCGGTCGCCTGATACACGGTGGACAAAGATAACCGTTTCCATGCCTTGGGGTCCAGAGCCCGCAGACGCCTGCGAACGCGGCCGCTCCGGGTGCCGCCGTCGCGACGGCGGCACCCGGAGCGGCTTGGGCATCGTTCGGCTCAGGCGCTGGCGCCCGACCAGGGTGAGGCGAACAGGTCCTCGGCCCGGTCGACGGTGACGGCCCGACGCACCAGGGTGTTGAGCTGCTCCACATCGTCACACGACGTGACCCGCTCACGGACGGCATCCGGCACCGACAGCCCGCGGGTCTCAAGGATCATGAGGACATCTCCTGCCTTGCCCTCGACCTCGCCGTCGGCTTTGCCCTGGCGGTAGGGCCGCCCGATGAACTCGGTCTTGAACTCGTAGGTGCCGGTGGCCATGGTGTCCTCCAGGTACATCCGGGCTGCGGTGGGCAGCGCCTGCAGCACATAGTCAGAATACAGAGTCGACGTGCTCTCATCGATGGCGGCGAGAGCGGGGATCAGCGCGTCGAGGACTTCCTTGTCTTCGGTTTCGTGCAGGACCGCGGCCAGGACCGCGAGCTCTGGGCACTCCGTGGCTTTCTCGGGGTCGCGCACGGGCTGTAGCGCCTCCAGGCTCACGGCGAGAGGCCGCTGGACCATGTACCCGCCGCCGCAGTCGATCGGTTGCGCGGACCACTTCGCCAGAGCGTCGGTCGGCGTGAAGACGATCAGGACGACCGGGCACTCCAGCCGGCTCCGGAGGTTCGCGACGTAGGTCGGCCAACTGAAGCGCTTGCGTCTGTCGTAGCCGTTCTGGGGCTCCACGATGATCCCCTGCACGCGGACGGGCTTCTCCTCACCTGCGGCGGGCGGGGATTCGAGCAGCACCACGGAGTCGGCGCGCAGCTCGGGCGGTGAGCTCTTGGTGGCATCCCCCGACTCGCACCGCGCCCAGGCATAGTCGGGAACATCCGCGCCGGATACGCGCTCGTACAGGCGCACGGCGAGGTCGGGGGCATGCCGGATGAGGTCGAGTGAGAACTCGTGTTCGAATGATGGCATGCCGAATACGGCAAGGACGGCATCCACCGGTTCGCAGCAGAACAGGGGATCGTCCGGGAATGTCGAATCTGTCCTTCCGGCGGCTCGTCGTGGCGAGGTAGGCGCATGAGCGCCTGCGTGACGCGGCCGGTCCGGGAAAGCCCTGGCTCCGGGCCGCCCGGCGGCGGCCCGGAGCCAGGGCTGGGAGCGAGGGGGTCAGGCGGTCTCGGCGGTGAGGGTGACCTCGACGTTGCCGCGGGTCGCCTTGGAGTACGGGCAGACCTGGTGGGCGGCGTCGACCAGCTTCTGGACCTCGGCCTGGGCCAGGCCCGGGATCGTGACGGTGAGGGCCACGGCCAGCCCGAAGCCGTCGTCGCCGCTGCCGAGGGACACGGCGGAGGTGATGGTGGAGCCGTCGACGGAGGTTCCGGCCTCGCGGGCGACCTTCTTCAGCGCGCCGTGGAAGCAGGCGGCGTAGCCGACGGCGAAGAGCTGCTCGGGGTTGGTGCCCGGGCCGTCGTCGCCGCCCAGGCCCTTGGGCACGGACAGCTCGACGCTGAGCCGGGCGTCGTCGGTGTAGCCCTTGCCCTTGCGGCCCTCGCCCTCGACGGTGGCCTCGGCGGTGTAGAGCACGTTCATCGGCGTTCTCCTTGCTGGTGGGCTGGTCATCGGGCGGCGCGCAGCGCGTCGGCGGCAGCGCCGACCGACCGGGTGATCTGATCGAGCCGGGTGCGCAGCTCCGCGGCGGTCTCCTGAGGGATGTCCGTGGAGCACAGGACGCGCTCGGGGACGTCGCGGGCCCGCTCGCGCAGCCGAGCGCCCTCGTCGGTGAGGCTGACGTGGACGAGGCGCTCGTCCTCGGCACCCCGGACGCGCCGGACCAGGCCGCGGGCCTGGAGTCGGCGCAGCAGCGGCGAGAGGGTGCCCGAGTCCAGCCGCAGGGCCGCACCCAGGTCCTTCACCCTGACGGTGTCGCGCTCCCACAGCACCAGCATGACCAGGTACTGCGGGTAGGTCAGGTCCATGTCCGCGAGGAGTTCACGGTAGAGCCCGGTCAGCGCGCGCGAGGCGGCGTAGACGGCGAAGCAGAGCTGGTTGTCCAGGGCCAAGGGGTCGCTGTGCGGGCCGTCGTGGGTCATACCGTGCGCCTCCTCTCCTCGATCAAGGACGAAGTTAGCACAATCGAGTTGTGCACAACCAGAGTGGCACGACGAAATCTCCGCCTTTACAACGTAGATTCGTAGTTGCTTCGTAGACGCCGGTGGCGGCGGCGGTTCAGGCGTCCGGCTCCGCCTGCGCGGCGCGCAGCTTGCCGGACAGGCCCTTCAGGGCACGCAGCTCGTCGGCGGTGAGCGCGCCGCCGACATAGCGCGCGATGGCGGCGGCGTGCTCCCGGCCCACGCGCCGCAGCACCTCCCGCCCGCGGCCGGTCAGGCGCACCACGGTGCCGCGCCGGTCCGCGGGGTCGGCTGCGCGCTCGACGAGCCCGCCACCCTCCATGCGCTCCACCAGGCGGCTGATGCTGGGCTGGGTCAGCAGCACGTGTTCGCCGAGGTCGCGCAACCGCGTGCCGCCCGACGCGCAGCGGGACAGCGTGAAGAGCACGTCGTACTCGCGCATGGAGACCTCCGCGCCACGGAAGTCCTCCTGGAAGCGCCGCATGAGCGCCACGTGGGCACGCGCCAGTTCCTCCCACGCCTCCTCTGCGAGCCGGTCGCGCCCGATGCGCCCTTCCCCACGGTCCATCACGCCATGATCCCATCCGCCGGGGCGGCGGGGCGCCGCCGAGGAGCCGGCGCCGCGTCGGCCACGCCGGGGGCGCCGAGGGCAACGCTAGCCGCGCGAGATGACATTCCGGCATCGGCCCCTCACCGCGCGGAGTGGCCGGAACCCGCGGCGGGGGCGCGGCCCGAGCAGGGAATGAAAACCGTTATCGTTTACTTCTACAGGCAGAGGCGCCGCGGACGAGACCGCCGCGGCACGCGACCCCGGAGGTGACCACCCCATGGCACGCAGCGAACTGCGGCCCGTCGTCAAGCTGCGCTCCACCGCAGGCACCGGCTACACGTACGTGACCAGGAAGAACCGCCGCAACACCCCCGACCGGATGGTGCTGCGCAAGTACGACCCCATCGTCCGGCGCCACGTCGACTTCCGCGAGGAGCGCTGAGCCGCCTCCGCCCATCCGACGACCATCCCAAGGAGCCACCCGCTATGAAGCCCGGTATCCACCCCGACTACCACCCGGTCGTCTTCCGCGACCGCACGGCCGACTTCGCCATCCTCACGCGCTCGACGGCCACCAGCGGCAAGACCATCGAGTGGGAGGACGGCAATACCTATCCGCTCATCGACGTCGAGATCTCCAGCGCCAGCCACCCCTTCTACACCGGCAGAAGCCACGTCGTGGACACGGCCGGCCGCGTCGAGCGCTTCCAGCGCCGCTACGGCACCCCGCCGAAGTAGTCGGAGCAGTCGATGCAGCCGAAGCAGTCGCAGTAACCGCCACGACACCGACCACCGCGGAAAGCAGGAGCCCATGGCCGTCCCCAAGCGCAAGATGTCGCGATCCAACACCCGGAAGCGCCGGTCGACCTGGAAGGCGACCACACCCGACCTGGTCCCCATCACCGTCAACGGGCGCACCGCACTGGTCCCCCACCGCCTGGTCCCCGCCTACCGCCGGGGCCTGCTGCGCCTGGAGGACTGAGCAGGGGGCCGCTGCCGGGGGCTGCGGCCCCCCTCTCAGACCACCTCCAGGGGGCGGTGCGGTCCGCTCGGGGCTCGACCGAGATCCCGTCGCCGGGCCGCACCTCTCCTCCGGAGCGCACGGCCCCCATCCACCCCCGCTTCGCGGACCACCGCCCCTCGGCGTCCCGGGCCAGAACCGCGGCCGGCACCCCCTTCTGGAAGTCGTCGATCCGGTAGGCAGGGGTTGCGCAGGCCCGTCCCCTCGACCACCGCCTCCGGCCCGATCCGCAGCACTGCCCCCGCCGACGGCCCCGGCAGGTACCCACCGCGCGTCGTGATGTTCTCCCCCGGCTCGCCCGGCCCGACGTCGAACCCGCGCCCGCGCAGCTCGGCGTGGAGCTCCTCATGGATCAGGTGGACCTGGCGCAGGTCGGGCCGGGCCGGGTCCCGGCGCACTCGGGAGCGGTGCCGGACCCGCTCCCCCGCGTGCGCGTCGCCCTCCACTCCCAGCCCGGCCAGCAGCCGGATCACCTCGCGCGCCGACTGGCCGAACGTGTGCTCCGCTCCGCGGCACACCGCCGCCACGGTCCCGCCCATCGGCGACCACTCCTTCGACTCGCTCAGCTCGCTCAGATCGCCTTCCACCGCTGCAGCAGGTGGAAGGCACCCCATCCCGGCAGCACCGGGAGCCAGAAGGTCAGTGCCCGGAACAGCAGGACCGCAGGCAGGCCGATCGCGGCCGGAACCCCGGCCACCGCCGTCAGCCCGCCCAGCAGCGCCGCCTCGACCGCGCCCAGTCCGCCCGGCGTCGGCGCCGCCGACCCGATGGCGTTGCCCGCCAGGAAGACCACCGCCACCGCGGCCAGGTCCGCGGTTCCGCCGAACGCGGTCACCGAGAAGTACAGGCACAGCACGTAGGCGGCCGTCAGCAGGAGCGTGCCGCCGATGCCCATGGCCATCCGCCGCGGGCTCTGCAGCAGGTCCAGCAGCTGCGGGAGCACACCGCGGAAGTAGGGGCGGATCCGGTCGTGCACGGCCCGCCGCAGCGCGGGTACCAGCAGCACGGCGGCGACCACGACCGACAGCCCGGCCGTGACGACGATCAGGGTGGAGGACGGCGAGAAGTCGGCTACGTGCCCGGTGCCGGTGAGGTAGGCGGCGACCAGCAGGATCGCCA
This window contains:
- a CDS encoding type B 50S ribosomal protein L31, translating into MKPGIHPDYHPVVFRDRTADFAILTRSTATSGKTIEWEDGNTYPLIDVEISSASHPFYTGRSHVVDTAGRVERFQRRYGTPPK
- a CDS encoding hemolysin family protein codes for the protein MSVVLGILLGALVILVITAATGYFVAQEFGFMAVDRSRLKARAAQGDTGAQRALAITNRTSFMLSGAQLGITVTGLLVGYVAEPLIGSGIGRLLGGVGVPPGIGIAVGVLLALLFSTLVQMVFGELFPKNLAIARPEAVARRLALSTGIYLRLFGWIIRLFDQAAILLLRAARIDPVEDVQHAATPRDLERIVKESRVSGDLPAELSTLLDRTLDFHDRTAGHAMIPRPQVTTVEAGEPVSRVVELMALGHSRFPVLGEGVDDVIGVICLRDVLALGDRDLEGVRVATVSRPAVLVPASLPLPGALDRLREAGDEFACVVDEYGGLAGVLTTEDIAEELVGEIADEHDPEEAGEARAGEDGSWVLPGAVHVDEVERLLGHDLPHGDYETIGGLIISELRRLPEPGDSMEVALPRHPGAQDGEPARSMRLTVRAVDRHVPATVRLELREEPALPDGERDRTGIREVSA
- a CDS encoding MOSC domain-containing protein, which gives rise to MEGDLSELSESKEWSPMGGTVAAVCRGAEHTFGQSAREVIRLLAGLGVEGDAHAGERVRHRSRVRRDPARPDLRQVHLIHEELHAELRGRGFDVGPGEPGENITTRGGYLPGPSAGAVLRIGPEAVVEGTGLRNPCLPDRRLPEGGAGRGSGPGRRGAVVREAGVDGGRALRRRGAARRRDLGRAPSGPHRPLEVV
- a CDS encoding organic hydroperoxide resistance protein is translated as MNVLYTAEATVEGEGRKGKGYTDDARLSVELSVPKGLGGDDGPGTNPEQLFAVGYAACFHGALKKVAREAGTSVDGSTITSAVSLGSGDDGFGLAVALTVTIPGLAQAEVQKLVDAAHQVCPYSKATRGNVEVTLTAETA
- a CDS encoding MarR family winged helix-turn-helix transcriptional regulator is translated as MDRGEGRIGRDRLAEEAWEELARAHVALMRRFQEDFRGAEVSMREYDVLFTLSRCASGGTRLRDLGEHVLLTQPSISRLVERMEGGGLVERAADPADRRGTVVRLTGRGREVLRRVGREHAAAIARYVGGALTADELRALKGLSGKLRAAQAEPDA
- a CDS encoding class I SAM-dependent methyltransferase, with protein sequence MTGTDVGALFDAGAREFDAWSDRLWDRMGALTVEAADPRPGERVLDACCGAGASALPAARAVAPAGAVDAVDLSQALLDQGRRRAAAHGVDNLTFTAADVCAWPRPATYDLVQVVHGVAFFPDMDAGTSHLVRALRPGGRMVVTVWAEGALASLMTLLRQAVSDVTGRTVAPPGFQQARERIADADRTAAWLHRLGLRGVRTRRHDRHLPLDPATAWEFVLGNAARSMLDGLPGPARDRVRARLADLMERDALTRLDVSILIAVGHRPASGH
- a CDS encoding hemolysin family protein; protein product: MSDMNPLLALVISAGIVALSAFFVAVEFALVAARRYRLEEAAETSVSARAALRSARDLSMLLAGAQLGITLCTLALGAITKPAVHHLLDPLFRGWLPDAVSTAVAFTLSLVVVTFLHLVVGEMAPKSWAISHPERSAILLAIPMRIFMRLTRPVLVLLNGMANWCLRRIGVSAVDEVAAGRNPDDLRELVDHSAKAGALDAERRDQLATALEVNSRPLREIITPREELAGVAPGASLEEVKRVSRESGHLRLVVLEGGRPQGVLHVRDALTSPPSTTAADLMRPVPTLAASTPIYAALSLMRESRSHLTLVEDEGLLLGLVTLQDIVDELLLLEPAA
- a CDS encoding MarR family winged helix-turn-helix transcriptional regulator translates to MTHDGPHSDPLALDNQLCFAVYAASRALTGLYRELLADMDLTYPQYLVMLVLWERDTVRVKDLGAALRLDSGTLSPLLRRLQARGLVRRVRGAEDERLVHVSLTDEGARLRERARDVPERVLCSTDIPQETAAELRTRLDQITRSVGAAADALRAAR
- a CDS encoding methyltransferase; this encodes MAQHYFDPDPGAAHRPATVDLVLADLHLRLDTDRGMFSPDRVDLGTRVLLESVPAPPPEGRLLDVGCGYGPIALAMAARAPGARVVGVDVNRRAVDLARHNARRNHLANVEFHLVDAEGTPAGGDAGTAGTPAERALAGPFDAIWSNPPIRIGKPALHALLRTWLGRLAPGGTAHLVVQKNLGADSLQRWLQEEGHPAERAASRAGFRILRVRRP
- the rpmG gene encoding 50S ribosomal protein L33, which produces MARSELRPVVKLRSTAGTGYTYVTRKNRRNTPDRMVLRKYDPIVRRHVDFREER
- a CDS encoding TrmH family RNA methyltransferase, whose product is MSTQLRPTDVKRLNRHWRRRTEGRIALIVESVTQPFNLGSILRTSATFGVETLWLTGNTIDPAHPQVGKTALGTDQKLRLQRVRTTADAIKAAHDDGYRVVAVELATDAAPLHDAPLEGDICLAVGAEDHGCSPALLNGADALAYIPQVGRVGSLNVAVATAVAIAETRGREWRRAPAGDTPDLG
- the rpmF gene encoding 50S ribosomal protein L32, with protein sequence MAVPKRKMSRSNTRKRRSTWKATTPDLVPITVNGRTALVPHRLVPAYRRGLLRLED